A stretch of DNA from Candidatus Binataceae bacterium:
GATCGAAAGGCTGCTGACGCATCTGTTGGTCTGGAACAGCAGCCCCGAATTCCACAGCGCCGATCGTCAGTATCAAATCGAGTCTGCAAGGTTCAGGATCGATGACATCCTCTCCCGTTCGGCTTCGCTCGGCGCACTCCTGGAGGCCGAATGGGACGAGCTGTATTCGCGCGCCCGCTTTTCGGCGCAACTCATTCTTGGCGAGGGGCTAAAGCGGAGCGACGCAACGCTTGAGGAATTTCAGAGCCGCCAGCAGATCGATCTGACTGGAACGGCCAGCGATATCACTCAGCGAAGACTCGGCGCCGCCACAGCCAGAGTGGGCGGAGAATCCGAACCCCACGAAGATCACTACGCATGGTGCCGGGCTCAGGCCGCGGCCGCTCGTGAGCGCCACTTTGCCGAGATCGACGCCCTGGGAATAGCCGAAGAACTGTCCGAGATCGCTGCTTCCATTCGGCGCCTTGCTATCGAATCACTCGGCACGCTGGTGCGTCGGCTGATGGACTGGCGGTCAGGTTACCGCAGTCGAGGCCTCGAACGCGTAATCGCCAGCCATCGCGATAACTTGCGCGCGTGGCTGCGCAAACACCCGAGTCTCTGCCAGGCAACGGGCTTGATGGTCGACGCGCACAATCTGGTGATCCGCGAGGGAGTGCTTCCCACCTACGCGCTCGCGGCGCCGGAGTGGCCAAGTTGGACCTTGGAGCAGGTCATGGACGACGCATTCGAGGGCGCGTTGGAAGTCCGCACCGCCCGCGTAAAGCAGTCCTCCGGCCTGAGGTAGTCGATGTTCCCTAATTCAAGCGATCCAACCTCCCTCGACTCAAGCCCCGCCATCCGTGAGCTGAGGTTCCTGCGCCGATTGGTTCGGCCCATCATCTCGATAAGCGCTTTCGGCGTGCTCCTGATCGCAATCCCCGGCTTGTCGCGCGACCTCGCTTATCACGCCATCGTTCGTGCATTACGGGAAATGCCGCCAGGTTTGATCTGG
This window harbors:
- a CDS encoding DUF29 family protein, which translates into the protein MPDRDEENRALHQRDRYAWSKATELLLFYRRLDEIDWRAVAVELDRSAESNNVKPLRDSIERLLTHLLVWNSSPEFHSADRQYQIESARFRIDDILSRSASLGALLEAEWDELYSRARFSAQLILGEGLKRSDATLEEFQSRQQIDLTGTASDITQRRLGAATARVGGESEPHEDHYAWCRAQAAAARERHFAEIDALGIAEELSEIAASIRRLAIESLGTLVRRLMDWRSGYRSRGLERVIASHRDNLRAWLRKHPSLCQATGLMVDAHNLVIREGVLPTYALAAPEWPSWTLEQVMDDAFEGALEVRTARVKQSSGLR